In Raphanus sativus cultivar WK10039 chromosome 5, ASM80110v3, whole genome shotgun sequence, the following proteins share a genomic window:
- the LOC130512926 gene encoding lysine histidine transporter-like 4: MTPSPSNRDHMEDRQSFDLEDWLPITASRNANWYYSAFHNVTAMVGAGVLGLPYAMSELGWGPGVAVLILSWVITLYTLWQMIEMHEMFEGQRFDRYTS, translated from the exons ATGACCCCAAGTCCATCAAACCGAGATCATATGGAG GATCGTCAATCATTTGATCTGGAAGATTGGCTTCCAATAACAGCATCAAGAAATGCAAATTGGTACTACTCAGCTTTCCATAACGTTACTGCAATGGTTGGTGCTGGAGTTCTTGGCCTTCCCTACGCCATGTCAGAACTTGGATG GGGACCTGGGGTTGCGGTGCTGATCCTGTCATGGGTGATCACGTTGTACACACTCTGGCAAATGATTGAGATGCACGAGATGTTTGAAGGGCAACGGTTTGATAGGTACACGAGCTAG
- the LOC108836570 gene encoding E3 ubiquitin-protein ligase RGLG1 — translation MGGGNSKEDWRQESPSSSSSSSSWASHQSYPQSGPGSYNYPPPPSFSPSPAAPSFGDHLPQPPSYSQEQGYAYPYPPPQPQPQPLQTTHAASSSDRKKFDRRYSKISDNYASLDQVSEALGRAGLESSNLILGIDFTKSNEWTGAKSFNKKSLHHISSNTPNPYEQAITIIGRTLASFDEDNLIPCFGFGDASTHDQDVFSFYPEGRSSNGFEQVLARYRDIVPHLKLAGPTSFAPIIEMAMTVVEQSSGQYHVLVIIADGQVTRSVDTEHGQLSPQEQRTVDAIVKASTLPLSIVLVGVGDGPWDMMQEFDDNIPSRAFDNFQFVNFTEIMSKNKEQSRKETEFALSALMEIPPQYKATIELGLLGRRNGSIPERIPLPPPVQSGSTFFNPSKASPIPNFEPSVPTYPMETKDVDDNQLCPICLTNPKNMAFGCGHQTCCECGPGLKVCPICRASIQTRIKLY, via the exons ATGGGAGGAGGAAATTCTAAAGAAGATTGGAGGCAAGAGTcgccatcttcatcatcatcatcatcatcatgggCGTCTCATCAGAGTTATCCTCAGTCTGGACCAGGCAGCTACAACTACCCTCCTCCACCCTCTTTTTCTCCATCTCCTGCGGCTCCCAGTTTTGGTGATCATCTTCCTCAGCCGCCTTCTTATAGTCAAGAGCAGGGCTATGCTTATCCTTATCCTCCCCCACAGCCACAGCCACAGCCTTTGCAGACTACTCatgctgcttcttcttctgataGAAAAAAGTTTGATCGTAGGTATTCCAAAATATCTGATAATTACGCTTCTTTAGATCAG GTGTCAGAGGCTCTAGGGCGTGCGGGTCTTGAATCTTCTAATCTTATCCTCGGTATTGATTTCACCAAAAGCAATGAATGGACAG GCGCCAAGTCCTTCAATAAGAAAAGCTTGCATCATATCAGCAGCAATACTCCCAATCCTTATGAACAAGCTATCACTATCATTGGAAGAACCTTAGCCTCCTTTGACGAGGACAACTTAATTCCTTGTTTTGGGTTTGGTGACG caTCAACTCATGATCAAGACGTGTTTAGTTTCTATCCAGAGGGTCGATCCTCTAATGGATTTGAGCAAGTTTTGGCTCGCTACAGAGATATTGTCCCTCACCTTAAGCTCGCag GACCGACATCTTTTGCACCCATCATTGAAATGGCGATGACAGTGGTTGAGCAGAGTAGTGGCCAATACCATGTGTTAGTGATCATAGCCGATGGACag GTAACAAGAAGTGTGGATACGGAACATGGGCAATTAAGTCCCCAGGAACAGAGGACTGTTGATGCAATTGTGAAAGCAAG TACACTTCCTTTGTCAATAGTGTTAGTCGGGGTGGGGGATGGACCATGGGACATGATGCAGGAGTTTGATGATAACATACCTTCCCGAGCTTTTGATAACTTCCAA TTTGTGAACTTCACGGAGATCATGTCGAAGAACAAAGAGCAGTCTCGGAAGGAGACAGAATTCGCACTCTCTGCTCTCATGGAGATTCCTCCACAGTACAAAGCCACCATCGAGCTTGGCCTTTTAGG GCGAAGAAATGGGAGTATCCCAGAGAGAATCCCACTTCCACCTCCGGTGCAGAGCGGTTCAACATTCTTCAACCCCTCCAAAGCTTCCCCAATACCGAATTTTGAACCTAGTGTTCCTACTTATCCCATGGAAACCAAGGATGTTGACGATAATCAG CTATGCCCGATATGTCTGACCAATCCCAAAAACATGGCGTTTGGTTGCGGCCATCAGACATGTTGTGAATGCGGTCCAGGCCTTAAGGTGTGTCCTATTTGTCGTGCATCCATCCAGACCAGAATTAAGCTCTACTAG
- the LOC108805226 gene encoding uncharacterized protein LOC108805226, whose protein sequence is MDSLRFNLHQSPFQLRPRKTFRPRITSISNQTDETDPRPTSSPGKIQRLVLNNEGRTKLNSGPDREFYSYPRFVNHVDDGFISSLTDLYRNRLRSGSIVLDMMSSWVSHLPEEVKFEKVVGHGLNAQELARNPRLDYFFIKDLNEDQKLEFQDKYFDAVLCSVGVQYLQQPEKLFAEVYRVLKPGGALIVSFSNRMFYEKAIRVWRDGTEYGRVQLVVQYFQSVQGFTQPEIIRQQPPPSGGGGAEKPVFNWFMGLIGLASRPDPFNAVIAYKNFKPLYE, encoded by the exons ATGGATTCTCTTCGATTCAACCTTCACCAATCTCCCTTTCAGCTGAGACCCAGAAAAACTTTTCGACCGAGAATCACTAGCATTTCGAACCAAACCGATGAAACCGATCCGCGACCAACATCCTCGCCCGGTAAGATCCAACGCTTAGTACTCAACAATGAAGGTCGTACCAAACTCAACTCCGGTCCTGACCGCGAATTCTATTCATACCCACGGTTCGTGAACCACGTCGACGACGGCTTCATATCCTCCTTAACGGATCTCTACAGAAACCGGTTAAGATCCGGTTCGATTGTATTAGACATGATGAGCTCATGGGTTAGCCATCTACCAGAAGAGGTGAAGTTCGAGAAAGTAGTGGGACATGGTCTTAACGCACAGGAACTTGCCAGAAACCCTAGACTCGATTACTTCTTCATCAAGGATCTTAACGAGGATCAGAAACTCGAGTTCCAAGACAAATATTTCGATGCGGTTTTATGTTCTGTCGGTGTACAGTATCTACAACAACCCGAAAAG TTGTTTGCGGAAGTGTATAGAGTGTTAAAACCTGGAGGTGCGTTGATAGTGAGTTTTAGCAATCGGATGTTTTATGAGAAAGCAATCAGGGTTTGGAGAGATGGAACCGAGTACGGTCGGGTGCAGCTGGTGGTTCAGTACTTTCAGTCTGTCCAAGGGTTTACTCAGCCGGAGATCATCCGGCAACAGCCTCCTCCTAGTGGTGGTGGAGGAGCTGAGAAACCGGTTTTTAATTGGTTTATGGGTTTAATTGGTTTAGCTTCTAGGCCAGACCCTTTTAATGCTGTGATTGCTTATAAGAATTTCAAACCTCTGTATGAGTAA